AACTGAATCATCACTCGACGTTTTGAATGAGTGGCTTAATGTGCTTCAGTCTATACAGATCCCTTTTGCGCTTATCCCCCTTCTCACATTGGTGTCCAAGGAGGAGTTAATGGGTGTTTTCAAAATTGGGCCTACTCTCGAGGTAAGTTGACCTTCCCCATTATCTGTGTTTTTCAGTTTCATGTCTATTACTTTCTGAAGATTCGATATGAAGCTGTCTCAAGTATGGTCAAttcctttatgtgtttatataTTTTCCTGAACAACTGGCTTTTATAATTCAAATCATCTTAGTTATTTAAGTGGCTAGCAGTTTTCTGTGAGTTTGGTGTCAGAAAGTCTAGAATTTTTAGAAGTTGACAGAGaatgaaaaaaatcaaaactATAAGCTAGCAAAAACAATCCACTTGTGATTAACACCATGAGTGTGTCATTTAAATATATGTAAGCTGCTTGTTTAGTCCATAATAGCATAAATAGTTACACGATCAAGTCATTTTCTTGTGTTTCAGTATAGGTACGCTTCTAGAAGTTTGAATCATCTTACTTCTTTTGAGCTACTAGTCTTTTGCTTTGATACGTAGATTCTTCAATTGCCTTGGGTGTACCCTGTATCTAATGGGTGTGACATGGAATAAGTATTTCGTTGCAAAtttttcaaaatatgataaagTTAGCAATACCTGCATGTACCCTTACCAGATATCAGATATGTATCCATATCCTAGTTGGTTATAGTGGCTAGTCCTAATAACATAGCTGTTATGCGTGTTTGATGTTCTAATGCGATACTTTGAATATAAACAGCACATATATTGTTTTATGTTTCATTTATTTTGAGAATGGTGGTGACTGGATCAGAGATCACCTCGACTAATCTAGCGAGCACCTGCTGCTTCCCACTAGCACAATACCAGTTTACTTTGTCTAAACTTTGTCAACCAAAGCTTAGACAGATGCGAGTAAATAACTAACTTCTTTTATCTCTAGTAGAATCTGAACGTTAGTCTCCACGGTCTATTGACCGCTAGGTAACATCTTTCGGTGCTTAATGATATATATCTAAATCAATTGATAATGAACAATCTTAATAAAAATATTACAAAACACCCCATTCCATAAAGAAccctttttttgtttgttttgtgatTGTACCCAGCTGATACATTTATGACTAAGACAAACTAATACTACATCAAATGTACAGTCCTTTCAGAGTTCTCTGGCTTATTTGTTATATTGCAGACTAAGTTACCCTATTGCATGTATGAAGCCTCGTAAACATTAGCATTTTAAGTTTTGTATCCTAAATTTTGGACTGTCTTGTGTCGGGTGCATTTTTTATGTGAATCCTATTTTTGAATTGCCCTTTTAATATTACTGTAGAGAGTTGCATGGACTGTTGCTGCACTAGTGATGGTGATAAACGGCTATCTTTTGCTGGACTTCGTTATCTCTGAGGTGAACGGGCTGCTATTTGCTTTTCTGGTCTGTGCTGGGACTGCAGGTTATATTGCCTTCATTTTGTACCTTATTTCACATGGTGGTGGCAATGTTGCCAATTGGTTCAACCTACTCCGCACAAAAGGATATAGCTATGCTGGTCAATGAGACATGTAAGATAATATATTCCATCAAATCCAAATGTCGTAAATAGTAATTCACGACATGGCAGAGAGGCCATGGCTCGGGAAGTTTGGTTACTGAAGCATTTTTTCACCTGAAGAGATTCCAATTTGATAGTGTTGTCCTAACTGTCATAATAGATGTCCAATAGTTGTCAGCATTTGCTTTTAGTTGTAGGTTCCCCAAAAGAAATAATGGAGCAAACTATTCAGGACATTGACATCAGATATAGAGGATGAGGAAAGTATATATTCCGCCGGATGAAGATACTTCTTCGTTGCAGGTGAATACGATCCACAATGTTGTATTTATCGAATAGATGCAGAACAACTTCAAAGCCATTGAATTTTTATAACAGAATTTTCGATTGTGCAGTAATATAGTTTTTGGTTCAGCTGATTAGAAGTACAAAAGAAGTGCGTGGATCTTTTCTTGTGAAATAAGTACTACTTTTTATGCTCAACTCCTATCCATAGCTTCTCTCTTTTTGCTCTGTGACATTAACGGGAGTGGGGGGTGGAGATTTCATTTTGTGCTCTGTTTGGACTTTGGATGATTCTGCTTCCAAATTAAAAGAAAGGATAAAAGGAATTTGTATTACTAGTCTCAGTATACGCTTTTCTCAATGAGtttaaacttttttaaaaattaaataaatattatattaaaaattatgtttaagttgcaaaataaaaatataaattcatGAAGATGATGATTACTGATCCTATATAAGTCATTCTTAAATTATGacgaataagaaaaatatttataaacgtaaaattttactcaaaattaaaattttaaatattaagaatTTATGCATAGTTCATATATAGAGAAATTTAAGACGCATGTTAGGCGTGCACCTCATATCAGTAAGGATAATTTTTAACTCTCTATATAAACATTCATACAATAAACATGCAGAAGATATGATCAGGATGAAGTAACATTGATTTCTcgtaaatattttataaaactgctattatttaatttatatgacttaatactaaaatatatatatatatatatatatatatatatatatatatatatatatatatatatatatatatatatatatatatatatatatatatatatatacacacacacacacacacacacacacacacaaactttATCATGATTCATTAAATATTGTCAAATAACACAAATTTAAAGATTGAATTTTTTGGTAATCTAAAATTTTGGGAATAAAAGGGTTTGGTTCGATAGCTCCTAGAGAAAAAACGAATAAGTAATAATATAatgctaaaaataataaattgatTGAGTATTCTACAATAAATAACTTAACAATTTGAATACTATGTATCATATAGAAATGTATTATGTATAGTTCATATGTATAGTTTTAAAATAACATGGAGAGAACTATAATTACTTTATCTTGTTCATAACTCTTGTGAAGATATGCAATACCATAATAAATTCTTATaaccaaaaataaattaataatcaATATGGTCTCTGTTTAAACTACATAATTATGTTGCACATTTTGTGTGAAAATCCTATATACACCTTGAGGGGTCTTAGGCAAAAGGAATTCTAATTGGATATGATGAGGAATATTTTagttaaaaaaataaagttaTCATAGTGATTTTGTTGAATGAAATGTACTATGTGCGTGCTTTATaccttttaaaatttatttttctgattAGAATGGTTAAAAGTTTCTATATTCCTTATTATTTAGATCTtccatttttgatattttttcgttTTTCCTTACTTCTAGTATAGTTATTGTTACATAGTTGGAAAGGATTTTTGTAAAccttaattgattttaaagtctaAATATTAGGAATTCCTACATTATTCTAATAAGGAAAGATTTTaataatcaaattttagttgatttcgaagtccaaaaatttaggaaaatagttaaatgactattttgtctagtgtaaaATCGattttttaaagagtaaaaaaggcgaacgatatttcgctaagggcttttgtgcttttaatatagtaataGATTAGAATTTTACGagtattctatttttctattAACCATATAAATTAAAGTGTATTTCATAATTCATATTAGATAAAATTGCAATTACactcaatatatttattttttatttaaattgggaattgcTAAATATTTAAAGACAACTTTGTTCCTTCTTAAAAagataattttcttttttatttacatttaggatacatgttttcaaaaatcatttcaaagaaatcaaattaacaataaaatttgtTAGAGACCCTTGGCTACCACTTGGTAGTCAGAAACGAGCACAATTCAAAGGCAAAAGTAGATAAAATTTCCTTCTTACGCATTTTGAAGGAATTATAGTTTAATTCAAATTAGTTTGTTTCTTATAAATTTTGGAGTATGTTTTTTTATGGGTAAAGGGATCTAGAAAAGTCAAATTGGTTTATTTATAGTAAATTTcaatagttttaaaaattatgagtttctatatagttcaaataatgaaAGATTTAAtaatcataattttatttgattttaaaatcctatattttaggagaataattaaattacaattttatccaatgtgaaatctatttttaaagggtaaaaaaggtgaaCGATATTTCAGTAggggtcttcgtgcttttaatatagtactagtctctGCGTTCGTGCGATGCACGAATATCTTATGTCAAATATTATGAAACacatacaaaaaataataaaatttcaattgCATAATATTCTAAAATTAATTGCAACGGAATATATATGAAATTTAATATGTACAAAGTTTAATAATTTGTTTCCTTGAAacgaaaaaaatataatatacaaTCCAAATGAACAAATTAATAATGTTTTGGCATAATGAAAGGACAAAATAGAACTAAATATTATGGAATTATAAAATTAtgcaattaaatttgtaaaatcACTTAAAGAATACAACAATACTTAAGATTATTTTTCTGATTCAataattttgtttgatttatttaAGCCTTAACGATTCAAATACATGAAAATCATATTTACTCAAGATATATTAGTAATAAAGAAACCAAAAATAGAAAGTGTATTAAGTCATTCATACCTTCTGTtggcattttttttttcttctgttgcACGTTGTCCTATTTCAATCGTTACAAAAGtcatatttaataaaatataaatgcTTAACTATACaaatattcaaaagaaaattatattgtTACCGCTAGAAAATAATTTAACTCCAATCCTGATCAATCCAATCTCTAGTTAAAAAGTACGTGAATTTTACATTCCGTAAGTTcctaacaaaataaataaaaggtatCGAAGAACTTTCCAAATATCCTATCGTGAAAGGAAAAAATACCTATTCAAGACGGAATCATTATATTATATTCCAAGGAAATGTATTAGTATTTGTAAAAAATTTCCTATTacgtaaataaaaataaaacactttacagaaatgaatgaaatttatatgaagtTCCTTACACAATAAAAAGGTTAAAGAGACTTCTTAAAATTCCTAACgtaaataagaaagaaagaaagttctCCAAGTAGAAATCTCATATGCTCCCACAAAATTACGTATTTGTTGTAATTAGGAacgataattttttttaaaagaaaattatggaCGCGCTTTTCTAATCCAAGTAGGATCAACTTTGTAGGGTCGGTGTATGTATAGTTTAAATTGGAAAAGAATTCAATCATTTGATAATTTACAATTAGatccttaaattatacaaatacttaagggcataaaagtcgatcaatatttcagggatattttagtcgttcaacatttagcataaattattcgtgcttttataataatatatagatatagatagatagatatagattagACACTGCtaccttttttttaaaactcaaataaaGACTTTTATTAGACCGAATCAGCAAATACCTTGATATATTCATTGTAAGTGGAGAGGTAGGTTAACAGGTtgaaatttttctatttttttttttttttttcagcaGAAGGGAAAATTATTCACAATCAACACAAAATACCACGGTATCTAAAATAGGAGTCATGACAAGCATATGAATAGGCCGTTAAAGCTGGATAATATCTTATGGAGTACTTACTAAATCCTTGTATTTTATGTTCGTCGTAATGAAGTATAAATGAAGACGGATTAACAtaagaataacaagtacaaacatATGCTCCTGTATCATATCAAATCTTGCATTTCCATCAAAAACTCCTGACCTTATAAGGAGGGGCAGAGGCACAAGTTGAAATACCTGTTCAGCCGAACCTATTAGTTTATTTagaattcattaaatatgtataaatattaaatttagaacctACTCACTAAACACTTGAAACAGTCGTTCTAAAAATCAGAACCCATAAAATTGAAATCGTGGTTCCTTATATGCATAAGCTGGGGTTTTGCATGGACACGGCATAGGAGTAACGTTAAAAATTGAGAATGAAGGCTTTCAATCAATTATTTTCtctgaaagaagaaaaaacaagcATTCTTCTTATGAGATACTTTTGATGATGTACAGATCAAAATCTTCTTCGGCCTCATGAATTACAGAAAAAGCAAATTTGAATAGAATAAATGCAAATGGTGGTCCCCCTACCTTAATCACCGACAATGTGAAAATGGTTACATATTTTTATTGTACGCACCTGCATCGACAAGATCTGGGTCTGTTGGTCTTAAATATTAATCAGCTCCGTGATGAGTGATATTAGAGCCAAATATTTTGGCCATGTCTAGTAGAAAAAACGTATAGAACTAAGTCGACAAAATACGATGAGTTCTCCATCACCGAAGCACAATGGCACACGAGAATCGAATCGTCTATTATCAGATGATTATGATGATCAGGCTAAAGATAAAATCTTGGCCATTGAAATTGAGAAAGCTGACGCCGGTGATGTTCCAGGGGTGGTCCCACCTTTTTCTTGGAGGAAGCTATGGGAGTTTACAGGACCTGGGTTTTTAATGAGCGTTGCATTTCTTGATCCTGGAAATTTGGAAGGAGATTTGCAGGCTGGAGCCATTGCGGGTTACTCGTTACTTTGGTTGCTTATGTGGTCCACTTTTATGGGCTTGCTTATACAGCTATTGTCTCTTAGATTGGGTGTTGCTACGGGCCGACACTTGGCTGAGATCTGCCGGGAGGAATATCCAAATTGGGTCAGGATTTTGCTTTGGTTAATGGCGGAGGTGGCTTTGATTGGAGCTGATATTCAGGAAGTTATAGGAAGTGCCATTGCTATTAAGATACTTAGTTGTGGGGTTATTCCTCTTTGGGGTGGTGTCCTCATTACTGCTTCAGATTGGTGagcttttccttttccttttgtttcttttcttgtttccccTTTTTGTTAGTATTTGTTTGTGTTATAATGATGGTCTCCGAGTCACTTTGTGCGCGTCTCGACCGAATACTATTTCATTGGATGCCCGGCTACCTCCCACCACCATAGTGTAGCCGGATAATTCTGCATATTTAGGAGAAATCACCTATCTTTTTCGTCACAATGGGGATTTAAACCCTAGTCTCTGTTATGGTTTTCACTCACTATATTGGCTGTTAACCCACATCCTTTGACGTTGTCCCCGGGGGCGGATTTAGGCCCAAATTATGGTGCACGTGAACCCATGATCTTTCCGACAAACTAgttattttatgtacatatttctTAGAATTAATTTAATTATTGCTGGCCCCATGCTCCAAAAAGGCTTAATTGTGCGCTTGGTTGAGTGTTGAGTTATTTACCTAAGGAGGAGGGATCAGTTCTCACTaaactctttcttttttctcttttttatagTGGTGCACCCATGTTCtagaaatcctagatccgcctttAGTTTTTTAGTTCAATCCATTGAAACTGAAAATGTTAATTTTTAATGTCTAGGCCTACAGAATATGAATAAAATTATACGATGAAATGTTCTTGACGCCTGTTGATATGTTGCTCTGCTGACAATGATTATTATGTTTCAATAACAGCTTCATCTTCTTGTTTCTGGAAAATTATGGAGTAAGGAAACTAGAAGCGTTTTTTGCTGTTCTAATTTCCACTATGGCATTATCTTTCGCCTGGATGTTTGCTGAGACTAGGCCTAATGGCAAGGAACTCATAATAGGTCAGAAAACTTGTTTTCACATGAGCATTTCCTTACCTCTGTGGTCAGTATCAATTCTGCGCCTACGTTAACTTCTTTAGCTTGGCTTGTTTTTCAGGTCTTTTGCTACCAAGACTCAGCTCAAAGACAATTCAGAAAGCTGTTGGAGTTGTTGGTTGTGTCATAACTCCTCACAATGTGTTCCTATACTCTGCTTTGGTGCAGACAAGGAAAATTGatcccaaaaagaaagaaaaagttcaaGAGGCATTGAACTACTATACAATCGAGTCATCAATTGCTGTTTTTGTTTCATTCTCTATCAATTTGATGGTAACAACGGTCTTTGCTAAAGGTTTCTATGGAACTCTACAAGCGCATAGCATAGGGCTAGTAAATGCTGGGCAATATCTTCAAGAAAGATATGGTGGAGGGTTGTTTCCAATTCTCTACATATGGGGCATTGGCCTTTTGGCCGCTGGTCAAAGTAGCACGATGACTGGTACTTATGCTGGTCAGTTTATTATGGGAGGTTTTCTGAATCTGCGGATGAAGAAATGGATAAGGTCAGTGATTACAAGGAGTTGTGCTATCGTGCCAACTATAATTGTGGCCATTTATTTCAACAGATCTGAGGATTCACTTGATGTATTAAACGAATGGCTAAATGTGCTACAAGGAATGGTGATCCCATTTGCTATCATTCCTCTTCTAACATTGGTGTCAAATGAGCAGATCATGGGAGTCTTCAAAATTGGGAAGCTTATGGAGGTTAGCCACCAGAAGCTTTGCAATACTGATTTATAATAGAAACCGCCTTGTCAATGGCCTTTAGCATGATGATTATCCTCTCTAATCATTAAACAGTAACATATGTGTTTTGCATTTAGTTAATTGGCAAAGTTAATACTTACTAGTTGCTTATTAAAACTGACTCAAATTGCTCACACCACTTTAGACATTTCCCATACATCAGTACATATGAAGGATCCAAACCTCTCTTTGTTGATGTCGCTGTTCGTAGCTTTCTTTGCCCTAACCCAGACAGACTCAGCTGATAACAAGAATAACTGTTATCTCTTCATTCTCTTAGGGAAGAATGTTGAATTCTTTTATGTTTTTGCTTCCACCATTATGGTTTCCTCAGGTTTAGGTTGTTTTGCATGATTAAGACGCCGTAATGTCTGTTCTTCTCCCCTTAAATAGGTCAAGTTGAAGTGCAAGTGAGAAAATTGGAGTACAACCTCTATTTTTCTTACATGTTTTTTCCTATTCTTGTTACCTTTTGCTGAATTTTAACTTTAATGATCTGAATCAAGCTACGACTATAGGAAATTAAGAATGTAAAGAAGACTAGCCATGATAGGTGGAGAACTTTTAGATTTTTTGGCAGGGCTTTTGTATTTCCCTAAACATGTAGATTAGGTCCGGTTTTTCTTTTAGAGCTATCCTGCATACAGGTTTCTAGCTCGCTTTCTGCATATGAGCTGCACCCTTTTTACGCGCTTTTTTCAGTTAAATTTGGTCTTAACTAAAAAAGAAGTGAATGGCTTTCCTTGGTTAAAGGCTGGAATCTTGTTTTTCTCAAACCAAATGTTAGTAATTTATGACAGAGGACCTTATGTTCAGTATCTGATACTTCACTTGTTGATTGCAGAGAACTGTTTGGACAGTAGCTGCTCTGGTAATAATGATAAATGGATATGTTATGTTGAGCTTCTTCCTTTCTGAAGTTAATGGCATGCTGTTTGGTTTAGTGGTTTGCATGGGAGCTTCAGCATATGTGGCTTTTCTTGTATATCTCATTTCCCAGAGTCATAACCAGGCGGAGTTGAATGGTTTTACTCACCTTACAAATTGAGCTAACAGCTTTATCTGAGAATTGTGTCAAATATTAAAACCTAACGGCTAACAGGAGCAGGAGAATACATTTGTAAAGAAGAGATTCTGATTTTGACAACAGCTTTTTGGTCTAAAGAAGCTTGAATCCGAAAAGTTTTGCAAATGTGGCACTAGAGAAGTATGACAAAAGCTGAGGCATTGATCAAGTCTCTATAAGATAAAAATTGCAAGTCTCATAACTACTTTCCTCTTTTATCCTGTGTACAAACGAAAGGGTCATAAAATTGGAAGCCTTCTTGTAAATTTAGGCCTGTGACGAAAACAGTATATTGTTCCCTCCATTCCAAAGAATGAAAGAGATAGAGGACGAGTATTATCTCAGCATTATAATTTCGATATAACTTATCCTCGAACCAAATGAACCCTTAAGTGTTACTCCTAAGTCCTAATAATAAAAAGATGTACCGCTTTATCCCTTGTTTGGCTACTAATCCTGGGATAAGTTATTCCAGGATTAAAAATTATACCAGAATAATTTATACCTGCCAGAGGGTAGAATAGTAATCCCAGAATAAGTTATCCAGGATAAAACAGTAAAATTGTTAATCTCATGATTAATACAACATATCAAACAGTCGATAAGAAATAATACCAGGATAACTAATCTCAGGATAACTAATCTCGGCATAACTTGTCATcaacccaaacgacccctaacaGTATGAATAACTTTTCAGTTATTAGATAACTTGAAATTGAATTAAAGGTAATTAATATAGCAAACAAGGTATCGTAACtctataaaaatgataaaaactaaaaAACATGTTATCATGAATCATGTGATCAATCTATATATGTTAAAATCCatattatatttgaaatttaaattAATGTGTGTCATTATTACGTAATAATCATTTATCAGCTGCGACAAATTTGGTCATTAATTGGACTTGGTTTTGAAAGTTATTATAGTAAAATGTTGACCAGAAAGATCCCAAGAGAAATAATGTTAACGAAACCTTATGGTCAAATTTTTAAAACATTTGCCAGATCCAAATTTGGCAACAGGAAGTAGTCAAAGCACTTGTCTTGAACAGCAAAATTAAGCCGTACTCCTTCCTAAATTAGTTTATTCATTGACAGGCTTAAATCTAGTCAATTTTGTCGAGAAAGCTAATCAAAGTAAAACAAGTTCTACTTTTTAGAGCGTTTATATATTCAAACTCGTCGGACTCAAATTGTAATCTTTTGATTAATAGAAGTAAACGACCTAACGTCGGATTAATCAATTCAACAATTTTGTAAAGTCACAGGCACGAAAATATGTGTATTGCTATAAAAGACAAGAAACTCATTAATTACTAATTAGAGCGAATTAATAATCTAAGAAAGACCATCCAAGTATTCCTCATCGCCCTGTAAGGAAATTTTCATTTTAGTCAAACCAATTCAGCATCATCCTTTTATTCTCCTGTTCACATGTCAAATATGAAATTTATATTTAATACTTCTTTTTTGTCTTCGATTCGTATTCAGTACTCGTATTGGGGTTCGATAAAATTCAGATTAGCACAGAAAAATCCTATATTAGGAGTAAAACGCTCTCTATCCAAGGCGATTTCATCATCAGGGTTCGAATATGTGACTCTTGATTAAGGATGAAAAAATACTTATCACGACAATTCTTGTTAGTTAATTCTATCGCATTATTTAATCCTTTCGCAGAGGTTAATACTTTGTACGAGTttcaataatttttgaaaaaaaggtaTATTACTATTCATAAACTTCGTATTATTTAGTATGATTACTATTTAGCTTTAATATGATTGAGCTTATTTTTACTGTAGTGCACTAGGATTTTAACTCTTAGATCAGAACATTACTTTTAAATTTACTTGAAAGAGGGGAAATAATTAAGCAAAATTTCAGTTCCACCTTACCCCCTCAACCTTTTAGTGTTGAGAAATAATACCCCTCACCATCTGTAATAGGAAAGAGAACCCCCTTTAACTAAAGAATCAACAAGCACAATGAGAAAACTATCACCTGAAAACTCAACCGGCTTTTAAGATaactaaatcaacttttaagaAACTTAATTTGGTTGTTATTAAACTGATTCTAATACATATAgtatatttcattttattttgtgGATCTTATTATCATCAATATGTGAACACCTGGCTCCAATGACATTCCAAATTCTTTTGCGCCAACTAATTATAAAGGTTGACGAATAAATAGATTTAAATCATGGTGCGGCTTAATCTCGTAAATAGTCACGAAATTGATGTGTGGCACCAACTAGTAGCTAGTACATATAACTTTGAGTTATTGTAGTAAAATACAATATTAACAGACCGGTAAT
The nucleotide sequence above comes from Nicotiana tabacum cultivar K326 chromosome 12, ASM71507v2, whole genome shotgun sequence. Encoded proteins:
- the LOC107798557 gene encoding metal transporter Nramp2-like, which codes for MSSPSPKHNGTRESNRLLSDDYDDQAKDKILAIEIEKADAGDVPGVVPPFSWRKLWEFTGPGFLMSVAFLDPGNLEGDLQAGAIAGYSLLWLLMWSTFMGLLIQLLSLRLGVATGRHLAEICREEYPNWVRILLWLMAEVALIGADIQEVIGSAIAIKILSCGVIPLWGGVLITASDCFIFLFLENYGVRKLEAFFAVLISTMALSFAWMFAETRPNGKELIIGLLLPRLSSKTIQKAVGVVGCVITPHNVFLYSALVQTRKIDPKKKEKVQEALNYYTIESSIAVFVSFSINLMVTTVFAKGFYGTLQAHSIGLVNAGQYLQERYGGGLFPILYIWGIGLLAAGQSSTMTGTYAGQFIMGGFLNLRMKKWIRSVITRSCAIVPTIIVAIYFNRSEDSLDVLNEWLNVLQGMVIPFAIIPLLTLVSNEQIMGVFKIGKLMERTVWTVAALVIMINGYVMLSFFLSEVNGMLFGLVVCMGASAYVAFLVYLISQSHNQAELNGFTHLTN